In the Streptomyces sp. NBC_00525 genome, one interval contains:
- the treY gene encoding malto-oligosyltrehalose synthase, with amino-acid sequence MTPTATYRLQLQPEFPFRAAEDAVPYLASLGVSHLHLSPVLEAVPGSRHGYDVTDHGRVREALGGEEGLRRLARTAREHGLGLVLDIVPNHMAADPRHNHALREVLREGPGSPYARWFDIDWEAGGGRLLLPVLAGRIGDEMARMRVDGDVLRYGEQEFPLRSGTAHLGLPELLDAQYYRLGWWRLARTELNYRRFFTISDLIGVRVEDPEVFAATHGKILELVRDGVVDGLRIDHPDGLADPAGYLERLSEASGGVWTVVEKILTGSERLPAGWAVAGTTGYDALYRIDGLFTDPRGAAELLGHYREAASPAGDRGGSWTATVRRAAYRVVSHELAAETELLTRLAARICAGDPALRDHAPWALRTAVRELLVRVPVYRPYVTAGGPCPAEAGATLDATAVSDAKAVFSVRDEASAVDVVRDLALGRLGGGGDRAAFCARFAQTASALRAKAVEDTAYYRYVPLVSANEVGGDPGHPAVAPEDFHAFCTRLARDWPATGTALTTHDTKRSADVRAGIAVLSQCPGRWAGLVAGLARSAPAAPDPQLAWQAWQTAVGCAGVPAGERAARLEPALLKAVRESGLFTSWTEPDPVYERLVSDFVAAGPAADTGPVRDLVEEFAAPLAAHVRAQSLGAALVHLTMPGVPDLYQGTERSYLALVDPDNRRPFAEPSPQAPADEKAELTGVALRLRRERPGVFGESGTYTPLRASGPAAEHCVAFCRSGEVVTAVTRLSLRLAESGGWRGTRLALPDDGEWRDLLSPGRKFAGGDAGVAELFADRPVALLVRG; translated from the coding sequence ATGACGCCTACCGCCACGTACCGGCTGCAGCTCCAGCCGGAGTTCCCGTTCCGGGCCGCCGAGGACGCCGTTCCGTATCTCGCCTCGCTCGGCGTCTCGCATCTTCATCTGTCGCCGGTCCTGGAGGCCGTGCCGGGTTCCCGGCACGGCTACGACGTCACGGACCACGGCCGGGTACGGGAGGCGCTGGGCGGCGAGGAGGGGCTGCGGCGGCTGGCGCGCACCGCGCGGGAACACGGCCTCGGCCTGGTCCTGGACATCGTGCCCAACCACATGGCGGCCGATCCCCGGCACAACCACGCGCTGCGCGAGGTGCTGCGGGAGGGCCCCGGCTCGCCGTACGCGCGCTGGTTCGACATCGACTGGGAGGCGGGCGGCGGCCGGCTGCTGCTGCCGGTGCTGGCCGGCCGGATCGGCGACGAGATGGCACGGATGCGGGTGGACGGCGATGTGCTGCGGTACGGGGAGCAGGAGTTCCCGCTGCGCTCCGGCACCGCCCACCTCGGCCTGCCGGAGCTGCTGGACGCCCAGTACTACCGGCTCGGCTGGTGGCGGCTGGCCCGCACCGAGCTGAACTACCGGCGGTTCTTCACCATCTCGGACCTGATCGGGGTGCGGGTGGAGGACCCGGAGGTGTTCGCCGCCACCCACGGCAAGATCCTCGAACTGGTCCGGGACGGGGTGGTGGACGGTCTGCGGATCGACCATCCGGACGGCCTCGCCGACCCGGCCGGCTATCTGGAGCGGCTGTCGGAGGCGAGCGGCGGGGTGTGGACGGTGGTGGAGAAGATCCTCACCGGCTCCGAGCGGCTGCCGGCCGGCTGGGCCGTCGCCGGGACCACGGGGTACGACGCGCTGTACCGGATCGACGGCCTGTTCACCGATCCGCGGGGCGCGGCCGAGCTGCTGGGCCATTACCGCGAGGCGGCGTCCCCGGCCGGGGACCGGGGCGGCTCGTGGACGGCGACCGTGCGCCGGGCCGCGTACCGGGTGGTCAGCCATGAGCTGGCGGCGGAGACCGAGCTGCTGACCCGGCTGGCCGCCCGGATCTGCGCCGGTGACCCCGCGCTGCGCGACCACGCGCCGTGGGCGCTGCGGACGGCGGTGCGCGAACTGCTGGTGCGCGTCCCGGTGTACCGCCCGTACGTGACGGCGGGCGGCCCCTGCCCGGCGGAGGCCGGGGCGACGCTGGACGCGACGGCGGTGAGCGACGCCAAGGCGGTCTTCTCGGTACGCGACGAGGCGTCGGCCGTCGATGTGGTGCGGGACCTGGCGCTGGGGCGGCTGGGCGGCGGCGGGGACCGGGCGGCGTTCTGCGCCCGGTTCGCCCAGACGGCGTCCGCGCTGCGGGCGAAGGCGGTCGAGGACACGGCGTACTACCGGTACGTGCCGCTGGTCTCGGCGAATGAGGTGGGCGGCGATCCGGGGCATCCGGCGGTCGCGCCGGAGGACTTCCACGCCTTCTGCACCCGGCTGGCGCGGGACTGGCCCGCCACCGGGACGGCGCTGACGACGCATGACACCAAGCGGAGCGCCGATGTGCGGGCGGGCATCGCGGTGCTGTCGCAGTGCCCCGGCCGGTGGGCGGGGCTGGTGGCGGGGCTCGCCCGGTCCGCCCCGGCCGCACCCGATCCGCAGCTGGCCTGGCAGGCGTGGCAGACGGCGGTCGGCTGCGCGGGGGTTCCGGCCGGTGAGCGGGCGGCGCGGCTGGAGCCCGCGCTGCTGAAGGCGGTGCGCGAGTCGGGCCTGTTCACCAGCTGGACGGAGCCCGATCCGGTGTACGAGCGGCTGGTGTCGGACTTCGTGGCCGCCGGTCCCGCCGCGGACACCGGTCCGGTGCGGGATCTGGTGGAGGAGTTCGCCGCGCCGCTGGCCGCGCATGTGCGGGCGCAGTCGCTGGGCGCGGCGCTGGTGCATCTGACGATGCCCGGGGTGCCGGACCTGTACCAGGGCACGGAGCGCTCGTATCTGGCCCTGGTCGATCCGGACAACCGGCGGCCGTTCGCGGAGCCTTCGCCGCAGGCGCCGGCCGACGAGAAGGCGGAGCTGACCGGGGTGGCGCTGCGGCTGCGCCGGGAGCGTCCCGGAGTGTTCGGCGAGTCGGGTACGTACACGCCGCTGCGGGCGTCCGGTC
- the glgX gene encoding glycogen debranching protein GlgX, with protein sequence MQVWPGQAYPLGATYDGAGTNFAVFSEAAHRIELCLLHDDGSETAVELRETDAFVRHAYLPGVMPGQRYGFRVHGPYEPQRGVRCNSAKLLLDPYARAVSGRITWGEAVYGYPFGRPDARNDLDSAPHTMTSVVVNPYFDWGDDRRPRTDYHRTVIYEAHVKGLTMLHPGLPEELRGTYAGLAHPEIIAHLTELGVTAIELMPVHQFVQDHRLSDAGLTNYWGYNTIGFFAPHNAYASWGDRGEQVLEFKQAVRALHQAGIEVILDVVYNHTAEGNHLGPTLSFRGLDNASYYRLTEDQRYYMDTTGTGNSLLMRSPHVLQMIMDSLRYWVTEMHVDGFRFDLAATLARQFHEVDRLSSFFDLVQQDPVVSQVKLIAEPWDVGEGGYQVGNFPPLWTEWNGKYRDTVRDLWRGEPRTLAEFAGRLTGSSDLYQDDGRRPLASINFTTCHDGFTLHDLVSYNDKHNEANGEGNRDGESHNRSWNCGVEGETDRPDVLELRERQMRNFIATLMLSQGVPMLSHGDEFGRTQRGNNNAYCQDNELSWVHWPEPPCALGADIEDDDGEEPDGAARGMTLLEFTRAMVWLRRDHPVFRRRRFFHGRPVEGTHDELSDIAWFTPQGQEMTQRDWQAAHAKALTVFLNGHAISEPGPRGERISDDSFLLMFNASAETLEFAVPVDHGRQWHAVVDTARPAGVLPGAGPKVAAGDRVTLVGRSMVVLQRPA encoded by the coding sequence ATGCAGGTGTGGCCGGGACAGGCGTACCCGCTCGGTGCCACGTACGACGGCGCCGGGACCAATTTCGCGGTCTTCTCGGAGGCCGCCCACCGAATCGAGTTGTGCCTGCTGCACGACGACGGTTCCGAGACGGCGGTGGAGCTGAGAGAGACCGATGCCTTCGTCCGGCACGCGTATCTGCCGGGGGTGATGCCGGGTCAGCGCTACGGATTCCGGGTGCACGGCCCGTACGAGCCGCAGCGGGGCGTGCGGTGCAACTCCGCCAAGCTGCTGCTGGACCCCTACGCGCGGGCGGTCTCCGGGCGGATCACCTGGGGCGAGGCGGTCTACGGCTATCCGTTCGGCCGGCCCGACGCGCGCAACGACCTGGACTCCGCCCCGCACACGATGACCTCCGTGGTGGTGAACCCGTACTTCGACTGGGGCGACGACCGGCGCCCCCGTACGGACTACCACCGCACGGTGATCTACGAGGCCCATGTGAAGGGCCTGACGATGCTCCATCCGGGGCTGCCCGAGGAGCTGCGCGGCACCTACGCCGGGCTGGCGCATCCGGAGATCATCGCCCATCTGACCGAACTGGGCGTCACCGCCATCGAACTGATGCCCGTACACCAGTTCGTCCAGGACCACCGGCTCTCCGACGCGGGGCTCACCAACTACTGGGGCTACAACACCATCGGCTTCTTCGCCCCGCACAACGCGTACGCCTCCTGGGGCGACCGGGGCGAACAGGTGCTGGAGTTCAAGCAGGCCGTGCGCGCCCTGCACCAGGCGGGCATCGAGGTGATCCTCGACGTGGTCTACAACCACACCGCCGAGGGCAACCACCTGGGCCCGACGCTGTCCTTCCGGGGGCTGGACAACGCCTCGTACTACCGGCTGACCGAGGACCAGCGCTACTACATGGACACCACGGGCACCGGGAACTCGCTGCTCATGCGGTCCCCGCACGTGCTCCAGATGATCATGGACTCGCTGCGGTACTGGGTGACCGAGATGCATGTGGACGGCTTCCGCTTCGACCTGGCGGCCACGCTGGCCCGGCAGTTCCACGAGGTGGACCGGCTGTCGTCGTTCTTCGACCTGGTGCAGCAGGACCCGGTGGTCAGCCAGGTGAAACTGATCGCCGAGCCGTGGGACGTGGGCGAGGGCGGCTACCAGGTGGGAAACTTCCCGCCGCTGTGGACGGAGTGGAACGGCAAGTACCGGGACACGGTCCGCGATCTGTGGCGGGGCGAGCCCCGGACCCTGGCCGAATTCGCCGGGCGGCTGACCGGCTCCTCCGACCTCTATCAGGACGACGGACGGCGCCCGCTGGCCTCGATCAACTTCACCACCTGCCACGACGGCTTCACCCTGCACGACCTGGTCTCGTACAACGACAAGCACAACGAGGCCAACGGCGAGGGCAACCGGGACGGCGAGAGCCACAACCGGTCCTGGAACTGCGGCGTGGAGGGCGAGACGGACCGGCCGGATGTGCTGGAGCTGCGCGAACGCCAGATGCGCAACTTCATCGCCACGCTGATGCTGTCGCAGGGCGTGCCCATGCTCAGCCACGGCGACGAGTTCGGCCGCACCCAGCGCGGCAACAACAACGCCTACTGCCAGGACAACGAGCTGTCCTGGGTGCACTGGCCCGAACCGCCCTGCGCGCTCGGCGCCGACATCGAGGACGACGACGGGGAGGAGCCGGACGGCGCGGCGCGCGGCATGACCCTGCTGGAGTTCACCCGCGCGATGGTGTGGCTGCGCCGCGACCATCCGGTCTTCCGCCGCCGCCGGTTCTTCCACGGCCGCCCGGTGGAGGGCACGCACGACGAGCTGTCCGACATCGCCTGGTTCACGCCCCAGGGCCAGGAGATGACCCAGCGGGACTGGCAGGCCGCGCACGCCAAGGCCCTGACGGTCTTCCTGAACGGGCACGCCATCTCGGAGCCCGGTCCGCGCGGGGAGCGGATCTCCGACGACTCCTTCCTGCTGATGTTCAACGCGAGCGCCGAGACGCTGGAGTTCGCGGTGCCCGTCGACCACGGCCGGCAGTGGCACGCCGTGGTGGACACCGCGCGCCCGGCCGGGGTGCTGCCCGGAGCGGGGCCGAAGGTGGCGGCGGGCGATCGGGTGACGCTGGTGGGGCGCAGCATGGTGGTGCTGCAACGGCCCGCGTGA
- a CDS encoding SAV2148 family HEPN domain-containing protein, which produces MSSGGFELPSGDAGHEGDVAEVPPGAVSLAQPLEIGAELEWDADDWSEVRTRAQRAGRAYIWLNLVEQRLRAVVAAVLRPIYEPVHGEDWVVAAAGPAGQEWVQRAVAVREVSRRKGYLLDPADDNVLSFLTLPQLRELMVQHWPCFEPYFDDRRDVELALDELEVARNVVSRNRALNEAVLAQAERASARLLEMLGGGASVPSADRLPVDAVEELVGDRYADVVSVHPDRVRLQRQLPAEDLFGGARRLDAIGIGLNLLVQNFSGRRLIRLAESGCRIRLLFINPASSAVKRRERELGLKKGELSRSVEMNILHMRRVRAKLRDPGAFEIHVFDETPRFTAYLVDGDGADAVGVVQTYLRRARGMEAPVLVLRGGGRAVVRAGQGYEHGLFETYREEFESVWTDSRPVS; this is translated from the coding sequence GTGAGCTCGGGAGGATTCGAGCTGCCCTCGGGTGACGCGGGTCACGAGGGGGACGTGGCCGAGGTTCCCCCTGGGGCGGTCTCGCTGGCGCAGCCCCTGGAGATCGGCGCGGAGCTGGAGTGGGACGCCGACGACTGGAGCGAGGTGCGCACCCGCGCGCAGCGGGCCGGGCGCGCCTACATCTGGCTGAACCTCGTCGAACAGCGGCTGCGTGCCGTGGTCGCCGCGGTGCTCCGGCCGATCTACGAGCCCGTCCACGGCGAGGACTGGGTGGTCGCCGCGGCCGGGCCCGCCGGCCAGGAGTGGGTGCAGCGCGCCGTCGCCGTCCGCGAGGTCTCCCGCCGCAAGGGCTATCTGCTCGACCCGGCCGACGACAACGTCCTCAGCTTCCTCACGCTGCCCCAGCTCCGCGAGCTGATGGTCCAGCACTGGCCCTGCTTCGAGCCCTACTTCGACGACCGCCGCGACGTCGAACTGGCACTCGACGAGCTGGAGGTCGCCCGCAACGTCGTCTCCCGCAACCGCGCCCTGAACGAAGCGGTGCTCGCCCAGGCCGAGCGGGCCTCCGCCCGGCTCCTGGAGATGCTCGGCGGCGGCGCGTCCGTGCCCTCCGCCGACCGGCTCCCGGTCGACGCCGTCGAGGAACTGGTCGGCGACCGGTACGCGGACGTGGTCTCCGTCCACCCCGACCGGGTGCGGCTCCAGCGCCAGCTGCCCGCCGAGGACCTGTTCGGCGGGGCGCGCCGGCTGGACGCCATCGGCATAGGGCTCAACCTGCTGGTGCAGAACTTCTCCGGACGCCGGCTCATCCGGCTCGCCGAGTCGGGCTGCCGGATACGGCTGCTGTTCATCAACCCGGCCAGCAGCGCGGTCAAGCGCCGGGAACGGGAGCTGGGGCTCAAGAAGGGCGAGCTGAGCCGGTCCGTCGAGATGAACATCCTGCACATGCGCCGGGTGCGCGCCAAGCTCCGCGATCCGGGCGCCTTCGAGATCCACGTCTTCGACGAGACCCCGCGCTTCACGGCCTACCTGGTCGACGGCGACGGCGCCGACGCGGTGGGCGTCGTCCAGACCTATCTGCGCCGGGCGCGCGGCATGGAGGCGCCGGTGCTGGTGCTGCGCGGCGGCGGGCGTGCGGTGGTCCGGGCGGGGCAGGGATACGAGCACGGGCTGTTCGAGACCTACCGGGAGGAGTTCGAGTCCGTGTGGACGGACTCCCGGCCGGTCTCCTGA
- a CDS encoding exonuclease domain-containing protein, whose product MSWHRHALVGFDLETTGTDPLEARIVTAAVIAVDDRDGEPTARHTWLADPGVRIPAQASAIHGISSERAAAEGRPAREVADEVADTLAGYWRRGIPVVAYNAAFDLTLLTAELHRHQLPSLADRLDGAPVGPVIDPYTIDRAVDRYRKGKRNLEAVCVEYGVVHGGAHDAAADALAAVRVAYAIAARHRAVADLTVELLHERQIAWYAEWAADFQSFLRRKGTPDAVIDARWPVREPATVTGRP is encoded by the coding sequence ATGAGCTGGCACCGGCATGCGCTGGTCGGCTTCGATCTGGAGACGACGGGGACGGACCCGCTGGAGGCCCGGATCGTGACGGCCGCGGTGATCGCCGTCGACGACCGGGACGGCGAGCCGACCGCCCGGCACACCTGGCTGGCCGATCCGGGCGTCCGCATCCCCGCCCAGGCGTCCGCGATCCACGGCATCAGCAGTGAGCGGGCGGCCGCGGAGGGCCGCCCGGCGCGCGAGGTGGCCGACGAGGTCGCCGACACGCTGGCCGGCTACTGGCGCCGGGGCATCCCGGTCGTGGCCTACAACGCCGCCTTCGACCTGACCCTGCTCACGGCCGAGCTGCACCGCCACCAACTGCCCTCGCTCGCCGACCGGCTCGACGGCGCCCCGGTCGGGCCCGTGATCGACCCGTACACCATCGACCGCGCCGTCGACCGCTACCGCAAGGGCAAGCGGAACCTGGAGGCGGTCTGCGTCGAGTACGGCGTGGTCCACGGCGGCGCGCACGACGCGGCGGCGGACGCGCTGGCCGCGGTCCGGGTGGCGTACGCGATAGCCGCCCGCCACCGCGCGGTCGCCGACCTCACGGTGGAGCTGCTGCACGAACGCCAGATCGCGTGGTACGCGGAATGGGCGGCGGACTTCCAGAGCTTCCTGCGCCGCAAGGGCACCCCGGACGCGGTGATCGACGCCCGCTGGCCGGTCCGCGAGCCCGCGACGGTCACGGGCCGGCCGTAG
- a CDS encoding phosphotransferase enzyme family protein yields MNEMEAREVLVAAGFPGDAGLLALGENAVFAAGDLVVKVGRDAGRHPELWERAEREVAVARWLAESGVPAVRAAEAGARLVEGHPVTVWHRLPDAVRPAEPRDLAPLLRAVHALPAPEGFALPRRELLGGVERWLRLAGDAIDPADAAYLRERRDGFAAAAAALVPHLPAGPIHGDALARNVHVGPDGPVLVDLETFSSDLREHDLVVLALSRDRYGLAADAYDAFTAAYGWDVREWEGCAVLRGARETASCAWVAQHAPSNEAALAEFRRRVASLRDGDASVRWYPF; encoded by the coding sequence ATGAACGAGATGGAAGCGCGCGAGGTGCTGGTGGCCGCCGGATTCCCCGGGGACGCCGGACTACTCGCGCTCGGCGAGAACGCGGTGTTCGCGGCCGGTGACCTCGTCGTCAAGGTCGGCCGGGACGCCGGGCGCCACCCGGAGCTGTGGGAGCGGGCGGAGCGCGAGGTGGCCGTCGCCCGGTGGCTCGCGGAGTCCGGGGTGCCCGCCGTGCGGGCGGCCGAGGCCGGGGCCCGGCTGGTCGAGGGGCATCCGGTGACCGTGTGGCACCGGCTGCCGGACGCGGTGCGCCCCGCCGAGCCGCGCGACCTCGCCCCGCTGCTGCGCGCGGTGCACGCGCTGCCCGCGCCCGAGGGGTTCGCGCTGCCGCGCCGGGAGCTGCTGGGCGGCGTCGAGCGCTGGCTGCGGCTGGCGGGCGACGCGATCGACCCGGCCGACGCGGCCTATCTGCGCGAGCGCCGCGACGGGTTCGCCGCCGCGGCCGCGGCACTGGTCCCCCACCTTCCGGCGGGCCCGATCCACGGGGACGCGCTGGCGCGCAACGTCCATGTCGGCCCGGACGGACCGGTCCTGGTGGACCTGGAGACCTTCTCCTCGGACCTGCGCGAACACGATCTGGTGGTCCTCGCGCTGTCCCGCGACCGGTACGGCCTCGCGGCCGACGCGTACGACGCGTTCACCGCTGCGTACGGCTGGGATGTGCGCGAGTGGGAGGGGTGCGCCGTGCTGCGGGGGGCACGGGAGACGGCGAGCTGTGCGTGGGTGGCGCAGCACGCGCCCTCGAACGAGGCCGCCCTGGCGGAGTTCCGGCGCCGCGTGGCATCCCTGCGCGACGGGGACGCCTCGGTGCGCTGGTATCCCTTCTGA
- a CDS encoding Scr1 family TA system antitoxin-like transcriptional regulator, which produces MADQLDRIVKLAESGRIRVNLLPFDRSPHPLLEGLVTLMWFEDQPPMVAEIQGSMDVVLSEAPARPRTGEKIGP; this is translated from the coding sequence ATGGCCGATCAGCTGGACCGCATCGTCAAGCTCGCCGAGTCGGGGCGCATCAGGGTCAACCTGTTGCCGTTCGACAGGAGCCCGCATCCGCTGCTTGAGGGCCTGGTCACGCTGATGTGGTTCGAGGATCAGCCGCCCATGGTGGCAGAGATCCAAGGGTCCATGGACGTTGTCCTGAGCGAGGCGCCGGCGAGGCCCCGAACGGGTGAGAAAATCGGGCCATGA
- a CDS encoding MMPL family transporter: MGNVDSAAVRGPRVKGVAARAGGWSARHRWAAVTIWVLFVVLAMGLGSAAGRVDVKESEQMSGEVGRAVQIIEDAGLKAPAGETVLIQSAAGDGPVAGSKEFRAAVDEVIDAVQGTGEVTAVTSPYTTGTISADGHSALVQFEMRGDAETASERVGPVLDAVAKVDAKHEGLLIEEIGGASMGKTFDDAFGSDFQRAEFSAVPVALGILLIAFGALVAALLPVALALTAIMATMGLMGVVSHFQPMSDTANSVMLLVGLAVGVDYCLFYLRREREERAKGRDARTALMIAAATSGRAIVVSGVTVCVAMAGMLFTGIAEFEAMGLASLMVVAVAMVGSVTVLPALLSLLGERVEKGRVPFLGRLKRSRHGGADGESRIWRAVLTAVLRRPWTAAVVAAGALAALALPALGMHTQNLTLDQEFGDSLPIVRTYDRLNEAFPGGADPAQVVVRADDIGAAPVRKALADFRKQAVASGASKGPVDIVTHDAENVAVIDVPLVGGSDQEAAEKSLDLLRNTVRPATLGTVDGVEAPITGQVAGSKDFNEQIVGSVVPVFAFVVAFAFLLMLLCFRSLTVAVTSIVLNLLSVGAAYGILTAIFQHGWGASLVGAEGVGAIISWLPLFLFVILFGLSMDYHVFVVSRIREARLQGRTTRDAIAHGVVTTAGVVTSAAVIMVAVFAIFGTLSMQSMKQMGVGLAAAVLIDATIIRGVLLPATMALLGERNWYFPKWLRRLPDMTHDESYDDVPAPPAPARGGEAPERVGV, from the coding sequence ATGGGGAATGTGGATTCGGCAGCGGTGAGGGGGCCGCGGGTCAAGGGCGTCGCCGCCCGCGCGGGCGGCTGGAGTGCGCGGCACCGCTGGGCGGCGGTGACGATCTGGGTGCTGTTCGTCGTCCTGGCGATGGGCCTGGGCTCCGCGGCGGGCCGGGTCGATGTGAAGGAGAGCGAGCAGATGTCCGGCGAGGTCGGCCGGGCGGTGCAGATCATCGAGGACGCGGGGCTCAAGGCCCCGGCCGGTGAGACCGTGCTGATCCAGTCGGCGGCCGGGGACGGGCCGGTGGCCGGCTCCAAGGAGTTCCGGGCGGCCGTCGACGAGGTGATCGACGCCGTACAGGGCACCGGTGAGGTCACCGCCGTCACCTCGCCGTACACCACCGGGACCATCTCGGCGGACGGGCACAGCGCGCTGGTGCAGTTCGAGATGCGCGGCGACGCGGAGACGGCGAGCGAGCGCGTCGGCCCGGTGCTCGACGCCGTCGCGAAGGTGGACGCGAAGCACGAGGGGCTGCTGATCGAGGAGATCGGCGGCGCCAGCATGGGCAAGACGTTCGACGACGCGTTCGGCAGCGACTTCCAGCGGGCCGAGTTCTCCGCCGTACCGGTCGCGCTCGGCATTCTGCTCATCGCCTTCGGGGCGCTGGTCGCCGCGCTGCTGCCGGTCGCCCTGGCCCTCACCGCGATCATGGCGACGATGGGTCTGATGGGCGTGGTGAGCCACTTCCAGCCGATGAGTGACACCGCCAACTCCGTGATGCTGCTGGTCGGTCTGGCCGTCGGCGTCGACTACTGCCTGTTCTATCTGCGCCGGGAGCGCGAGGAGCGGGCCAAGGGCCGGGACGCCCGGACCGCGCTGATGATCGCCGCCGCGACCAGCGGGCGCGCCATCGTCGTCTCCGGTGTGACGGTCTGCGTCGCGATGGCGGGCATGCTCTTCACCGGCATCGCCGAGTTCGAGGCGATGGGCCTGGCCTCGCTGATGGTCGTGGCCGTCGCCATGGTCGGTTCGGTCACCGTGCTGCCCGCGCTGCTCTCCCTGCTCGGCGAGCGGGTCGAGAAGGGCCGGGTGCCGTTCCTGGGCCGTCTCAAGCGCTCCCGGCACGGCGGCGCGGACGGCGAGAGCCGGATCTGGCGCGCGGTGCTCACCGCGGTGCTGCGCCGGCCGTGGACCGCGGCCGTGGTCGCCGCCGGGGCGCTCGCGGCGCTCGCCCTGCCCGCGCTCGGCATGCACACCCAGAACCTCACCCTGGACCAGGAGTTCGGCGACTCGCTGCCGATCGTGCGGACCTACGACCGGCTGAACGAGGCGTTCCCCGGGGGCGCCGACCCGGCGCAGGTCGTGGTCAGGGCCGACGACATCGGCGCCGCCCCGGTCCGCAAGGCGCTGGCGGACTTCCGCAAGCAGGCGGTCGCCTCGGGCGCGTCCAAGGGTCCGGTGGACATCGTGACGCACGACGCGGAGAACGTCGCGGTCATCGATGTGCCGCTGGTCGGCGGTTCGGACCAGGAAGCGGCCGAGAAGAGCCTGGACCTGCTGCGGAACACCGTGCGCCCGGCCACGCTCGGCACGGTCGACGGGGTGGAGGCGCCGATCACCGGGCAGGTCGCCGGTTCGAAGGACTTCAACGAGCAGATCGTCGGCTCCGTCGTGCCGGTCTTCGCCTTCGTGGTCGCCTTCGCCTTCCTGCTGATGCTGCTCTGCTTCCGCTCGCTGACGGTGGCGGTCACCTCGATCGTCCTCAACCTGCTCTCGGTGGGCGCCGCCTACGGCATCCTGACCGCGATCTTCCAGCACGGCTGGGGCGCCTCGCTGGTGGGCGCCGAGGGCGTCGGCGCGATCATCTCCTGGCTGCCGCTGTTCCTCTTCGTGATCCTGTTCGGGCTCTCGATGGACTACCACGTGTTCGTGGTCTCCCGTATCCGTGAGGCCCGCCTCCAGGGCCGCACCACCCGCGATGCCATCGCCCACGGCGTGGTCACCACGGCCGGGGTGGTGACCAGCGCGGCCGTCATCATGGTCGCCGTGTTCGCCATCTTCGGCACGCTGTCGATGCAGTCCATGAAGCAGATGGGCGTCGGTCTCGCGGCGGCCGTGCTGATCGACGCGACGATCATCCGCGGGGTGCTGCTCCCGGCCACGATGGCCCTGCTGGGCGAGCGCAACTGGTACTTCCCGAAGTGGCTGCGCCGGCTGCCGGACATGACGCACGACGAGTCGTACGACGACGTGCCGGCGCCGCCCGCACCCGCACGCGGCGGCGAGGCCCCGGAGCGGGTCGGCGTCTGA